In one Cryptosporangium minutisporangium genomic region, the following are encoded:
- a CDS encoding MBL fold metallo-hydrolase, whose product MSPDTDYTGHVDPQGAPATRAAGPLTITKVSVGPMDNNAYLLRSTATGETLLIDAANDAGTLLRLLGDAELSTIVTTHRHADHWQALAEVAKETGARLVAHPADAEALPVVATDLVDDGDTVAVGDVRLDVIHLVGHTPGAIALLYREPGGRPHLFTGDSLFPGGPGKTTTPEDFRSLMNHLERKVFGRLPDDTWVYPGHGDDTTLGAERPHLGEWRERGW is encoded by the coding sequence ATGAGCCCTGACACCGACTACACCGGGCACGTCGACCCGCAGGGCGCCCCGGCCACCCGCGCCGCGGGCCCGCTGACGATCACCAAGGTGTCGGTCGGCCCGATGGACAACAACGCGTACCTGCTCCGCAGCACGGCCACCGGGGAGACCCTGCTGATCGACGCCGCCAACGACGCCGGGACGCTGCTCCGGTTGCTGGGCGACGCCGAGCTGAGCACGATCGTCACCACGCACCGCCACGCCGACCACTGGCAGGCGCTGGCCGAGGTCGCCAAGGAGACCGGTGCCCGGCTGGTCGCCCACCCGGCCGACGCGGAAGCGCTGCCGGTCGTCGCCACCGACCTGGTCGACGACGGTGACACGGTCGCCGTCGGGGACGTCCGGCTCGACGTCATCCACCTGGTCGGGCACACACCCGGCGCGATCGCGCTGCTCTACCGGGAGCCGGGTGGCCGTCCCCACCTGTTCACCGGCGACTCGCTGTTCCCCGGCGGCCCCGGCAAGACGACGACACCCGAGGACTTCCGCTCACTGATGAACCACCTGGAGCGCAAGGTGTTCGGCCGGCTACCGGACGACACCTGGGTCTACCCCGGTCACGGCGACGACACGACGCTGGGCGCGGAGCGGCCCCACCTCGGGGAGTGGCGGGAACGGGGCTGGTAG
- the uvrA gene encoding excinuclease ABC subunit UvrA — translation MADRLLVRGAREHNLRDVNLDLPRDALIVFTGLSGSGKSSLAFDTIFAEGQRRYVESLSAYARQFLGQMDKPDVDFIEGLSPAVSIDQKSTNRNPRSTVGTITEVYDYLRLLFARAGVPHCPVCDEQISKQTPQQIVDRVLAMPEGSRFQVLAPVIRGRKGEYLDLFAELQAKGYARVRVDGVVQPLTEFTEGNTKLKKQEKHTIEVVVDRLAVKESAQRRLTDSVETALGLAGGIVVLDFVDLPEDDPGRERKFSENFACPNDHPLAIEDLEPRTFSFNAPYGACPECTGIGTRKEVDPELIIPDPERTLGDGAIQPWSTGHNLEYFLRLLSGLGDALGFDLDTPWEKLSTKAKKAILYGHDTQVHVQYTNRYGRKRSYYASFEGVMPFLERRHAETDSDWSRERYEGYMRDVPCPVCRGTRLKPEVLAVRLSGRNIAEVSALAIDECAAFLADLQLDARQRMIAGQVLKEINERLRFLLDVGLDYLSLERPAGTLSGGEAQRIRLATQIGSGLVGVLYVLDEPSIGLHQRDNRRLIETLIRLRELGNTLIVVEHDEDTIAAADWVVDIGPGAGEHGGNVVVSGTVSELLASEKSLTGAYLSGRQSIPVPPVRRPADPKRRLVVKGAREHNLRGLDVAFPLGTLTAVTGVSGSGKSTLVNDILYTVLANTLNGARMVPGRHQRITGLDLVDKVVGVDQSPIGRTPRSNPATYTGVFDRIRKLFAETTEAKVRGYGPGRFSFNVKGGRCEACTGDGTIKIEMNFLPDVYVPCEVCKGARYNRETLEVHYKGKTIAEVLEMPIEEAAEFFAAIPAIRRYLATLVDVGLGYVRLGQPAPTLSGGEAQRVKLATELQKRSTGKTVYVLDEPTTGLHFEDIRKLLGVLDRLVEQGNTVIVIEHNLDVIKTADWIIDMGPEGGNKGGTVVAEGTPEQVVEVEASHTGRFLEPLLRGEGAGAAALRAKAERTVAQRPKRARKAAAVG, via the coding sequence GTGGCCGACCGGCTCCTCGTGCGTGGAGCACGCGAGCACAACCTGCGGGACGTCAACCTCGACCTTCCCCGGGACGCGCTGATCGTCTTCACCGGGCTGTCGGGGTCGGGCAAGTCGAGCCTCGCGTTCGACACGATCTTCGCCGAGGGCCAGCGTCGTTACGTGGAGTCGCTGTCGGCCTACGCACGGCAGTTCCTGGGGCAGATGGACAAGCCCGACGTCGACTTCATCGAAGGGCTGTCGCCCGCGGTCTCGATCGACCAGAAGTCCACCAACCGGAACCCGCGGTCGACCGTCGGCACGATCACCGAGGTCTACGACTACCTGCGGCTGCTGTTCGCGCGCGCCGGGGTGCCGCACTGCCCGGTCTGCGACGAGCAGATCAGCAAGCAGACGCCGCAGCAGATCGTCGATCGGGTGCTCGCGATGCCCGAGGGCTCGCGGTTCCAGGTCCTCGCGCCGGTGATCCGCGGCCGCAAGGGGGAGTACCTCGACCTCTTCGCGGAGCTCCAGGCCAAGGGCTACGCCCGGGTCCGGGTCGACGGCGTGGTCCAGCCGCTGACCGAGTTCACCGAGGGCAACACCAAGCTGAAGAAGCAGGAGAAGCACACGATCGAGGTCGTGGTCGACCGGCTGGCGGTGAAGGAGAGCGCGCAGCGGCGGCTGACCGACTCGGTGGAGACCGCCCTCGGTCTGGCCGGCGGCATCGTGGTGCTCGACTTCGTCGACCTGCCCGAGGACGACCCGGGGCGGGAGCGGAAGTTCTCCGAGAACTTCGCCTGCCCGAACGACCACCCGCTGGCGATCGAAGACCTCGAGCCGCGGACGTTCTCGTTCAACGCGCCGTACGGAGCCTGCCCGGAGTGCACCGGCATCGGCACCCGCAAGGAGGTCGACCCGGAGCTGATCATCCCCGACCCCGAGCGGACGCTCGGCGATGGCGCGATCCAGCCGTGGTCGACCGGCCACAACCTGGAGTACTTCCTCCGCCTGCTCTCCGGCCTCGGTGACGCGCTCGGCTTCGACCTGGACACCCCCTGGGAGAAGCTTTCCACGAAGGCGAAGAAGGCGATCCTGTACGGGCACGACACCCAGGTGCACGTGCAGTACACGAACCGGTACGGCCGCAAGCGGTCCTACTACGCGAGCTTCGAGGGCGTGATGCCGTTCCTCGAGCGGCGGCACGCCGAGACCGACTCCGACTGGAGCCGGGAGCGGTACGAGGGCTACATGCGCGACGTGCCGTGCCCGGTCTGCCGCGGTACCCGGCTCAAGCCCGAGGTGCTGGCGGTCCGGCTGTCCGGCCGGAACATCGCCGAGGTCTCCGCGCTGGCGATCGACGAGTGCGCGGCGTTCCTCGCCGACCTGCAGCTCGACGCCCGGCAGCGGATGATCGCCGGTCAGGTGCTCAAGGAGATCAACGAGCGGCTGCGCTTCCTGCTCGACGTCGGGCTCGACTACCTCTCGCTGGAGCGGCCGGCCGGGACGCTCTCCGGCGGCGAGGCGCAGCGGATCCGGCTGGCCACCCAGATCGGATCGGGCCTGGTCGGCGTCTTGTACGTGCTGGACGAGCCGTCGATCGGGCTGCACCAGCGGGACAACCGCCGGTTGATCGAGACGCTGATCCGGCTGCGCGAGCTGGGGAACACGCTGATCGTCGTCGAGCACGACGAGGACACGATCGCGGCCGCCGACTGGGTGGTGGACATCGGTCCGGGCGCCGGTGAGCACGGCGGCAACGTCGTCGTCTCCGGCACCGTGTCCGAGCTGCTCGCCAGCGAGAAGTCCCTCACCGGTGCCTACCTGTCCGGGCGGCAGAGCATCCCGGTACCGCCCGTGCGCCGTCCGGCCGACCCGAAGCGTCGCCTGGTGGTGAAGGGGGCCCGCGAGCACAACCTGCGCGGTCTGGACGTGGCGTTCCCGCTGGGCACGCTCACCGCGGTGACCGGGGTCTCCGGATCGGGTAAGTCGACGCTGGTCAACGACATCCTCTACACGGTGCTGGCGAACACGCTCAACGGCGCGCGCATGGTGCCGGGGCGCCACCAGCGGATCACCGGGCTGGACCTGGTCGACAAGGTCGTCGGTGTCGACCAGTCGCCGATCGGCCGGACGCCGCGCTCGAACCCGGCGACGTACACCGGCGTCTTCGACCGGATTCGGAAGCTGTTCGCGGAGACGACCGAGGCGAAGGTCCGGGGTTACGGGCCGGGGCGCTTCTCGTTCAACGTCAAGGGCGGACGCTGCGAGGCGTGCACCGGTGACGGCACGATCAAGATCGAGATGAACTTCCTGCCGGACGTCTACGTGCCGTGCGAGGTCTGCAAGGGCGCCCGGTACAACCGGGAGACCTTGGAGGTCCACTACAAGGGCAAGACGATCGCCGAAGTGCTGGAGATGCCGATCGAGGAGGCCGCGGAGTTCTTCGCCGCGATCCCGGCGATCCGGCGGTACCTGGCGACGCTGGTCGACGTCGGGCTCGGGTACGTGCGTCTGGGGCAGCCCGCGCCGACGCTCTCCGGCGGCGAGGCGCAGCGGGTGAAGCTCGCCACCGAGCTGCAGAAGCGGTCCACCGGAAAGACGGTGTACGTGCTCGACGAGCCGACCACCGGTCTGCACTTCGAGGACATCCGCAAGCTGCTCGGTGTGCTCGACCGCCTGGTCGAGCAGGGCAATACGGTGATCGTCATCGAGCACAACCTCGACGTGATCAAGACCGCCGACTGGATCATCGACATGGGGCCGGAGGGCGGCAACAAGGGCGGAACGGTGGTCGCCGAGGGCACGCCCGAGCAGGTCGTGGAGGTCGAGGCGAGCCACACGGGTCGGTTCCTCGAACCACTGCTGCGTGGCGAGGGCGCGGGTGCGGCGGCGCTGCGCGCGAAGGCCGAGCGGACGGTCGCCCAGCGTCCGAAGCGAGCCCGTAAGGCCGCCGCGGTCGGCTGA
- a CDS encoding glucosyl-3-phosphoglycerate synthase: MRADTRAWFSRRTSTAGDWPVEALADRKGSTTVAVVLPALNEEETVGTIVQRIVNLADQSRLIDDIVVVDSGSTDRTAERAAAAGARVVHRDEIVPEFPSRPGKGEVLWRSLAATTADIVVYVDADLTDFRPHYVTGLLGPILSDPSVQLVKAFYDRPLAGVSPVGGGRVTELTARPLLNAFLPELAGVVQPLAGEYAGRRSLLERLSFAPGYGVETGILIDTVLAHGIDAVAQVDLGERGHGHQDTAALGRMAATIIQTLTARIGPSRPEGHDLVQFSRVEGEVVPVTWDIPWEERPPMISLPSYQAARNASSTMS, from the coding sequence ATGAGAGCCGACACCCGTGCCTGGTTCTCCCGCCGGACCTCCACCGCTGGTGATTGGCCCGTCGAGGCTCTTGCCGACCGCAAGGGCTCGACGACCGTCGCCGTGGTGCTGCCGGCGCTCAACGAGGAAGAAACCGTCGGCACGATCGTCCAACGCATCGTGAACCTGGCCGACCAGAGCCGCCTCATCGACGACATCGTGGTCGTCGACTCGGGATCGACTGATCGAACCGCCGAGCGGGCGGCCGCCGCGGGGGCGCGCGTCGTCCACCGCGACGAGATCGTCCCCGAGTTCCCCAGCCGTCCCGGCAAGGGTGAGGTGCTCTGGCGTTCGCTCGCCGCGACGACCGCGGACATCGTGGTCTACGTCGACGCGGATCTCACTGATTTCCGTCCGCACTACGTCACCGGCCTGCTCGGCCCGATCCTCAGTGATCCGAGCGTCCAGCTGGTGAAGGCGTTCTACGACCGGCCGCTGGCCGGCGTCTCACCGGTCGGCGGCGGCCGGGTCACCGAGCTGACCGCCCGTCCGCTGCTCAATGCGTTCCTGCCGGAGCTGGCCGGTGTCGTCCAGCCGCTGGCCGGGGAGTACGCCGGACGGCGTTCCCTGCTCGAGCGCCTGTCGTTCGCCCCCGGGTACGGGGTGGAGACCGGCATCCTCATCGACACGGTGCTCGCCCACGGCATCGACGCCGTGGCCCAGGTCGATCTGGGCGAGCGTGGGCACGGCCACCAGGACACCGCCGCACTCGGGCGGATGGCGGCCACGATCATCCAGACGCTGACCGCGCGCATCGGCCCCAGCCGGCCGGAGGGTCACGACCTGGTCCAGTTCAGCCGGGTGGAGGGCGAAGTCGTGCCGGTGACCTGGGACATTCCATGGGAGGAGCGACCGCCGATGATCTCGCTCCCCTCGTACCAGGCCGCGCGCAATGCGTCCTCGACGATGAGCTGA
- a CDS encoding polyadenylate-specific 3'-exoribonuclease AS, whose protein sequence is MAPLRRIFYDTEFIEDGRTIDLVSIGAVDEDGNEFYAISTEFDDSRAIPWVRKNVLDKLPGPADKAWKSRDQIRVELLDFLTAGVTNRGSIELWAWYAAYDHVALCQLWGAMPALPRPIPRFSKDLRQRWDDLGRPELPPAGADQHDALADARHNLARWQAMEKARLSGAEGVRIGSA, encoded by the coding sequence ATGGCACCGCTCCGTCGCATCTTCTACGACACCGAGTTCATCGAAGATGGGCGCACCATCGACCTCGTCTCCATCGGGGCGGTCGACGAAGACGGCAACGAGTTCTACGCGATCTCGACCGAGTTCGACGACAGCCGCGCGATTCCCTGGGTCCGCAAGAACGTTCTCGACAAGTTGCCTGGCCCCGCCGACAAGGCGTGGAAATCCCGCGACCAGATCCGCGTCGAGCTGCTGGACTTCCTCACCGCCGGGGTGACCAACCGGGGTTCGATCGAGCTCTGGGCCTGGTACGCGGCCTACGACCACGTGGCGCTCTGCCAGCTGTGGGGAGCGATGCCCGCGCTGCCGCGACCGATCCCGCGGTTCTCCAAGGACCTCCGGCAGCGCTGGGACGACCTGGGGCGACCCGAACTCCCCCCGGCCGGCGCGGACCAGCACGACGCGCTGGCTGACGCCCGGCACAACCTGGCGCGCTGGCAAGCGATGGAGAAGGCGCGGCTGTCGGGCGCGGAAGGTGTCCGCATCGGATCCGCCTGA
- a CDS encoding 6-phosphofructokinase, which yields MHIGVLTGGGDCPGLNAVIRAIVRKGVGAYGHEFSGFRDGWRGPVEGDARPLGIDQVRGILPRGGTILGSSRTNPYKVEDGVERIRQTLARRGVEALIAIGGEDTLGVAKKLTDEGIPVVGVPKTIDNDLGATDYTFGFDTAVTVAVDAIDRLHTTAESHHRALVVEVMGRHAGWIALHAGLAGGANVILVPELPFDLDDVIKHVESRFSTQYAPILVVAEGALPQEGAEVLQSGELDAFGHVRLGGIGQWLANRIEERTGKESRAVVLGHVQRGGSPTPFDRVLATRFGLHAIEAAHERDWGKMVALRGTDIVRVPIEDATRELKTVPLSRYAEAEVFFG from the coding sequence ATGCACATCGGCGTGCTCACCGGCGGTGGTGACTGCCCGGGTCTCAACGCCGTCATCCGGGCGATCGTCCGGAAGGGTGTCGGGGCCTACGGTCACGAGTTCTCCGGGTTCCGGGACGGCTGGCGTGGCCCGGTGGAGGGTGACGCTCGGCCGCTGGGCATCGATCAGGTCCGCGGGATCCTGCCTCGCGGCGGAACGATCCTCGGGTCGTCGCGGACCAACCCGTACAAGGTCGAGGACGGCGTCGAGCGGATCCGGCAGACGCTGGCGCGGCGGGGAGTCGAGGCGCTGATCGCGATCGGTGGCGAGGACACGCTCGGGGTGGCCAAGAAGCTGACCGATGAAGGCATTCCGGTCGTCGGGGTGCCGAAGACGATCGACAACGACCTCGGAGCGACCGACTACACGTTCGGCTTCGACACCGCGGTCACCGTCGCGGTCGACGCGATCGACCGGCTGCACACCACCGCGGAGTCCCACCACCGCGCGCTGGTGGTCGAGGTCATGGGGCGGCACGCGGGGTGGATCGCGCTGCACGCGGGGCTCGCCGGCGGGGCGAACGTCATCCTCGTGCCGGAGCTGCCGTTCGACCTGGACGATGTGATCAAGCACGTGGAGAGCCGATTCTCCACGCAGTACGCGCCGATCCTGGTGGTGGCCGAGGGCGCGCTGCCGCAGGAGGGCGCCGAGGTACTGCAGAGCGGGGAGCTCGACGCGTTCGGGCACGTGCGGCTCGGCGGGATCGGCCAATGGCTGGCCAACCGGATCGAGGAGCGGACCGGTAAGGAGTCGCGGGCCGTGGTGCTCGGGCACGTGCAGCGCGGTGGGTCGCCGACGCCGTTCGACCGGGTGCTGGCCACCCGGTTCGGTCTGCACGCGATCGAGGCGGCGCACGAGCGGGACTGGGGAAAGATGGTGGCGCTGCGCGGCACCGACATCGTCCGCGTCCCGATCGAGGACGCGACTCGGGAGCTCAAGACGGTGCCCCTGAGCCGCTACGCCGAGGCAGAAGTCTTCTTCGGCTGA
- a CDS encoding phage holin family protein, with protein MKIILTLLVTAVALLASTYVVDGIDVTETSWTAKVGTLLVVAMLFGVVNAIVKPLVKAIGCGIYVLTLGLFGLVVNALLFLLVGWFAEQFDLGFEVDGFWAGFWGAIVVWVVSFVLNLALDLAKDDK; from the coding sequence GTGAAGATCATCCTCACGCTGCTGGTCACCGCAGTGGCGCTGCTGGCGTCGACGTACGTCGTCGACGGCATCGACGTCACCGAGACCTCCTGGACAGCCAAGGTCGGCACGCTGCTCGTCGTCGCGATGCTCTTCGGGGTGGTCAACGCGATCGTGAAGCCGCTGGTGAAAGCGATCGGCTGCGGCATCTACGTGCTGACGCTCGGGTTGTTCGGCCTGGTGGTGAACGCGCTGCTGTTCCTGCTCGTCGGCTGGTTCGCCGAGCAGTTCGACCTCGGGTTCGAGGTGGACGGGTTCTGGGCCGGCTTCTGGGGCGCGATCGTGGTCTGGGTCGTGAGCTTCGTCCTCAACCTGGCCCTGGACCTCGCCAAGGACGACAAGTAA
- a CDS encoding class II 3-deoxy-7-phosphoheptulonate synthase — MDTVVDDLDIWRSLPAAQQPTWPNPDKLAEVGRTLSTVPPIVAPYEVDALRDRLAEVAHGRAFVLRGGDCAETFDDNTEPHLRALTRVLLQMAVVLTYGASMPVVKIGRVAGQYAKPRSSDIDALGLPSYRGDMVNAFTPDPQLRIPDPERMIRAYANAAAAMNMMRAFSRRGGMADLNAVHDWNKEFVKNSPAGERYEAIAAEIDRALKFMRACGVDDVALRATDLYASHEALILDYERPLTRRDERGLAYDLSAHMIWIGERTRQLDGAHLDFVSRIANPIGVKLGPTTTPEFVVELAERLDPDRVPGRLTLISRMGNHKVRDALPPVVEKLRATGHLVVWECDPMHGNTHEASTGYKTRHFDRIVDEVLGFFEVHRALGTHPGGVHVELTGEDVTECLGGAQDILDADLADRYETACDPRLNSQQSLELAFLIAEMLRG; from the coding sequence ATGGATACCGTCGTCGACGACCTGGATATCTGGCGCTCTCTGCCCGCCGCACAGCAACCGACCTGGCCGAATCCCGACAAGCTTGCCGAGGTCGGCCGCACTCTCTCGACCGTTCCGCCGATCGTCGCGCCCTATGAGGTCGACGCTCTGCGTGACCGGCTTGCCGAGGTCGCGCACGGCCGGGCGTTCGTGCTCCGCGGCGGCGACTGCGCCGAGACGTTCGACGACAACACCGAGCCTCACCTGCGGGCGCTCACCCGGGTGCTGCTGCAGATGGCGGTCGTGCTGACCTACGGCGCGTCGATGCCGGTCGTCAAGATCGGCCGGGTCGCCGGGCAGTACGCGAAGCCGCGCTCGTCGGACATCGACGCGCTCGGCCTGCCGTCGTACCGCGGCGACATGGTCAACGCGTTCACGCCCGACCCCCAGCTGCGGATCCCGGATCCGGAGCGGATGATCCGCGCGTACGCGAACGCTGCCGCCGCGATGAACATGATGCGGGCGTTCAGCCGCCGGGGCGGCATGGCCGACCTGAACGCGGTGCACGACTGGAACAAGGAGTTCGTCAAGAACTCCCCGGCAGGGGAGCGCTACGAGGCGATCGCGGCCGAGATCGACCGTGCGCTGAAGTTCATGCGTGCCTGCGGCGTCGACGACGTCGCGCTGCGCGCCACCGACCTCTACGCCTCGCACGAGGCGCTGATCCTGGACTACGAGCGCCCGCTGACCCGCCGGGACGAGCGCGGCCTCGCCTACGACCTGTCCGCGCACATGATCTGGATCGGTGAGCGCACCCGGCAGCTCGACGGCGCCCACCTGGACTTCGTTTCCCGGATCGCCAACCCGATCGGGGTCAAGCTCGGCCCGACGACGACGCCGGAATTCGTCGTCGAGCTGGCCGAGCGGCTCGACCCGGACCGCGTCCCGGGCCGGCTGACGCTGATCTCCCGGATGGGCAACCACAAGGTGCGGGACGCGCTGCCGCCGGTCGTGGAGAAGCTCCGCGCGACCGGGCACCTGGTCGTGTGGGAGTGCGACCCGATGCACGGCAACACGCACGAGGCGTCCACCGGCTACAAGACGCGGCACTTCGACCGCATCGTCGACGAGGTGCTGGGCTTCTTCGAGGTGCACCGCGCGCTCGGTACCCACCCGGGCGGCGTCCACGTGGAGCTGACCGGCGAGGACGTCACCGAGTGCCTCGGCGGGGCCCAGGACATCCTCGACGCCGACCTGGCCGATCGGTACGAGACCGCGTGCGACCCCCGGCTGAACAGCCAGCAGTCGCTGGAGCTGGCCTTCCTCATCGCGGAGATGCTGCGCGGGTGA
- a CDS encoding threonine aldolase family protein, translating into MRKAIAEAEVGDDVYGEDPTVAALEAEVAELFGHEAALFVPSGTMANQLALTTLLQPGNELLCDADAHIVTYEAGAAAAVGGISTRTVVGSPAGALDVDAWLAQVRRPGYHALPTTAAAVENTHNRGGGSVLPYDDLVRLRAGVPALHCDGARIWNASVASGVTYREYGALFDTLSVCLSKGLGAPVGSLMISTAERIERARLRRQQLGGGMRQAGVLAAAGRYALAHHVERLADDHARASRLAAALAEFDVVDPSTVQTNLVLLTVSDPGAVVRAAAEQGVRVGVFGPQTVRAMTHLDLDDEDLDRAIVVLSSVLRG; encoded by the coding sequence ATGCGGAAGGCGATCGCCGAGGCCGAGGTGGGCGACGACGTCTACGGCGAGGACCCGACGGTCGCCGCGCTGGAGGCCGAGGTCGCGGAGCTGTTCGGGCACGAGGCGGCGCTGTTCGTGCCGTCCGGGACGATGGCCAACCAGCTCGCGCTCACCACGCTGCTGCAGCCCGGGAACGAGCTGCTCTGCGACGCGGACGCGCACATCGTCACGTACGAGGCCGGAGCGGCGGCGGCGGTCGGCGGGATCAGCACCCGGACCGTCGTCGGATCGCCGGCCGGTGCCCTGGACGTCGACGCCTGGCTCGCCCAGGTGCGGCGTCCGGGGTACCACGCGCTGCCGACCACCGCGGCCGCGGTCGAGAACACCCACAACCGCGGCGGCGGGTCCGTGCTGCCCTACGACGACCTGGTGCGTCTGCGTGCGGGCGTGCCCGCGCTGCACTGCGACGGAGCGCGGATCTGGAACGCGTCGGTGGCGTCCGGGGTGACGTACCGCGAGTACGGCGCGCTCTTCGACACGCTCTCGGTGTGCTTGTCGAAGGGGCTCGGGGCGCCGGTGGGATCCCTGATGATCTCGACCGCCGAGCGGATCGAGCGGGCCCGGCTGCGGCGTCAGCAGCTCGGCGGTGGCATGCGGCAGGCGGGTGTGCTCGCCGCGGCCGGCCGGTACGCGCTCGCGCACCACGTCGAGCGGTTGGCGGACGACCACGCCCGGGCGTCCCGTCTGGCCGCCGCGCTGGCCGAGTTCGACGTGGTCGACCCGTCGACCGTGCAGACGAACCTCGTGCTGCTCACCGTGTCGGACCCGGGCGCGGTCGTGCGGGCGGCCGCCGAGCAGGGCGTGCGGGTGGGAGTCTTCGGGCCGCAGACGGTGCGCGCGATGACCCACCTCGACCTGGACGACGAGGACCTCGACCGGGCGATCGTGGTGCTGTCGTCCGTACTGCGCGGCTGA
- a CDS encoding GDSL-type esterase/lipase family protein, translating to MARARAFARGGVALVVLLGALLVGAPAAATRPPAIVGMGDSFVSGEGAGDYLPATNRRGNFCHRSRAAAVQRVTLPGVRNPARVNLACAGATTDHVRLGGHHRYGEAPQAEQLRTVARRYDVRLIVLTIGVNDVGYANLAYDCILAYLRLAPRCQDAWTPRIRQRLDAAVPRIARDVRDVQAVMRDAGYRSGDYTLVLQSYASPVTGDVRYGTASRGLFGCPVRDDDGNWAKNWVASQFSAAFARVAAAEDVRFLDLAPALRGREACARGIGRLQEWSRGISVDLAAVRHGLGMNVIQQSAHPNARGQSQFAHCLSAFVARDVDAAKCARQADGNLAPVTTPLVA from the coding sequence ACACGTCCTCCGGCGATCGTGGGGATGGGCGACAGCTTCGTCTCCGGGGAAGGCGCCGGCGACTACCTGCCCGCCACGAACCGTCGCGGTAACTTCTGCCACCGCTCCCGGGCGGCGGCGGTCCAGCGCGTCACGCTGCCGGGCGTCCGGAACCCGGCCCGGGTGAACCTGGCCTGCGCCGGCGCCACCACCGACCACGTCCGGCTCGGCGGCCACCACCGGTACGGCGAGGCACCGCAGGCCGAGCAGTTGCGGACGGTGGCGCGCCGGTACGACGTCCGGCTGATCGTGCTGACGATCGGCGTGAACGACGTCGGCTACGCCAACCTGGCCTACGACTGCATCCTGGCCTACCTGCGGCTCGCGCCGCGCTGCCAGGACGCGTGGACGCCGCGGATTCGCCAGCGGCTGGACGCGGCGGTCCCGCGGATCGCTCGAGACGTCCGCGACGTGCAGGCCGTGATGCGGGACGCCGGCTACCGGTCCGGCGACTACACGCTGGTGCTGCAGTCGTACGCGTCCCCGGTGACCGGCGACGTCCGGTACGGCACCGCGAGCCGCGGGTTGTTCGGCTGCCCGGTCCGGGACGACGACGGCAACTGGGCGAAGAACTGGGTCGCGAGCCAGTTCTCCGCCGCGTTCGCCCGGGTGGCCGCCGCCGAGGACGTCCGGTTCCTCGACCTGGCGCCGGCGCTCCGCGGGCGCGAGGCCTGCGCGCGCGGGATCGGCCGCTTGCAGGAGTGGTCCCGGGGCATCTCGGTCGACCTGGCCGCAGTCCGGCACGGGCTGGGCATGAACGTGATCCAGCAGTCGGCGCACCCGAACGCCCGCGGGCAGTCCCAGTTCGCCCACTGCCTCAGCGCGTTCGTCGCCCGGGACGTCGACGCCGCCAAGTGCGCTCGCCAGGCCGACGGAAACCTGGCCCCGGTCACCACTCCCCTGGTTGCCTGA